One region of Clostridiales bacterium genomic DNA includes:
- a CDS encoding AbrB/MazE/SpoVT family DNA-binding domain-containing protein codes for MESMQDKFMTTVRIGPKGQIVIPKEVRAMFGLAPGDSLILLADRERGIALQSSSYYDSFVRAVFDQGAQAAAPDVPEAETKVFASALERELKKGNGK; via the coding sequence ATGGAATCCATGCAGGACAAATTCATGACCACGGTGCGCATCGGCCCAAAGGGGCAGATCGTGATCCCGAAGGAGGTGCGCGCGATGTTTGGGCTCGCGCCGGGGGACTCGCTCATCCTGCTGGCGGACCGCGAGCGCGGCATCGCGCTGCAGAGCAGCAGCTACTACGATTCGTTCGTGCGCGCGGTGTTCGATCAGGGCGCGCAGGCGGCCGCGCCGGATGTGCCCGAGGCCGAGACGAAGGTGTTCGCCTCCGCGCTGGAGCGGGAGTTGAAGAAGGGGAACGGCAAGTGA
- a CDS encoding ABC transporter ATP-binding protein translates to MNILEVEGLCKTYPAFALRDVSFAVEPGTIMGFIGRNGAGKSTTIKSMLNLVHPDSGRVTMFGQDFYANEPACKQQLGVVLGGVDFYPNKKLRSITNVTRTFYDRWDEDKYRHYLQLFALDETKKVSQLSSGMRVKYMLALALSHDARLLILDEPTSGLDPVSRDELMELFRGVVKSGERSILFSTHITSDLEKCASHITMIKDGQILCSDTRDGFLARYRAQFGDGQMSLEDILVRVERRSYDGEDFL, encoded by the coding sequence GTGAACATTCTGGAAGTGGAGGGCCTGTGCAAGACCTATCCGGCGTTTGCGCTGCGCGATGTGTCGTTCGCAGTCGAGCCGGGGACGATCATGGGCTTCATCGGCCGCAACGGCGCCGGCAAGAGCACGACCATCAAGTCCATGCTCAATCTCGTGCACCCGGACAGCGGCCGCGTGACCATGTTTGGCCAGGATTTTTACGCCAACGAGCCGGCCTGCAAGCAGCAGCTCGGCGTGGTGCTCGGCGGTGTGGATTTTTACCCGAATAAGAAGCTGCGCAGCATCACGAACGTGACGCGGACGTTTTACGACCGCTGGGACGAGGACAAATACCGGCACTATCTGCAGCTGTTCGCGCTCGACGAGACGAAGAAGGTCTCGCAGCTCTCGTCCGGCATGCGCGTGAAGTATATGCTCGCGCTTGCGCTCTCGCACGATGCGCGCCTGCTCATCCTTGACGAGCCGACGAGCGGACTCGACCCCGTGTCGCGCGACGAGCTCATGGAGCTGTTTCGCGGCGTGGTCAAAAGCGGCGAGCGCAGCATCCTGTTTTCGACGCATATCACGTCCGATCTCGAAAAGTGCGCCTCGCACATCACGATGATCAAGGACGGGCAGATCCTGTGCAGCGACACGCGCGACGGGTTTCTCGCGCGCTATCGCGCGCAGTTCGGCGACGGGCAGATGTCGCTCGAGGACATTCTTGTGCGCGTGGAAAGGAGAAGCTATGACGGCGAAGATTTTCTCTAA
- a CDS encoding ABC-2 transporter permease has protein sequence MTAKIFSKDLRLAAHPMMYVFALFGVMLIIPNYPYTVVFFYGLLGIFFTFLNGRENKDVYYCAVLPVTKRDQVRARAWLVVAVELAELVIAVPFAFLSARINPNGTNLAGIDANVALFGCVLLIYGVFNVVFLPVFYKTAIRAGRAFLLAVIPMTVLMVLVEALSHFPAVGPYLDATDAAGQVRQLPVLAVGLAAFALLSWLAYRKAAKNYERVDL, from the coding sequence ATGACGGCGAAGATTTTCTCTAAGGACCTGCGCCTTGCAGCGCACCCGATGATGTACGTGTTCGCGCTCTTCGGCGTCATGCTCATCATCCCGAACTATCCGTACACGGTCGTATTTTTCTACGGCCTGCTCGGCATTTTCTTTACGTTTCTCAACGGCCGCGAGAACAAGGACGTCTATTACTGCGCCGTGCTGCCGGTCACGAAGCGTGACCAGGTGCGCGCCCGCGCCTGGCTCGTCGTGGCGGTGGAGCTGGCGGAGCTCGTGATCGCGGTCCCGTTTGCGTTCCTCTCCGCGCGCATCAATCCCAACGGCACGAACCTCGCCGGCATCGACGCAAACGTCGCGCTCTTCGGCTGCGTGCTGCTGATCTACGGCGTGTTCAACGTTGTGTTCCTGCCCGTGTTTTATAAGACAGCCATCCGCGCCGGGCGAGCGTTTCTGCTCGCGGTCATCCCGATGACGGTGCTCATGGTGCTCGTCGAGGCGCTGTCCCATTTTCCGGCCGTCGGGCCGTATCTCGATGCGACCGACGCGGCCGGTCAGGTGCGGCAGCTGCCGGTACTGGCCGTGGGGCTGGCGGCGTTTGCGCTGCTGTCGTGGCTGGCATACCGGAAGGCGGCCAAAAATTACGAGCGGGTCGATCTGTGA
- a CDS encoding M15 family metallopeptidase, whose product MKNKRLWLSVTLTVLVVVCAMLILSRINETRSNAAPAAPTDLILPPDIQTTAQPDTKKYDDLPDVDISSWEYLIASQAHNISDYVPDVSKISGSQSTFDSRAVDALNALLKAARDAGWSPYIYCAYRPYLTQEQQYEDQVSENMRKGDTRDEAETAAARVAAPPGTSDHQTGLGADIVDQYYSSLSVDTVNARFLTWLADNCADYGFVIRYPSDKVSITGRNEPWHVRYVGDAAARFMTEHNLCLEEFVALYQ is encoded by the coding sequence ATGAAGAACAAACGTCTCTGGCTGTCGGTGACGCTGACGGTCCTGGTCGTCGTATGCGCTATGCTCATCCTCTCGCGCATCAACGAGACGCGCAGCAACGCCGCGCCCGCCGCGCCGACGGATCTTATTCTCCCGCCGGACATCCAGACGACGGCGCAGCCCGATACGAAGAAGTATGACGACCTGCCGGATGTGGATATTTCCTCCTGGGAGTATCTCATTGCGAGTCAGGCGCATAATATCAGCGACTATGTTCCGGATGTGAGCAAGATCAGCGGCTCGCAGTCCACGTTCGATTCCCGCGCCGTCGACGCGCTCAATGCGCTGCTCAAAGCGGCCAGGGACGCCGGCTGGAGTCCGTATATCTACTGCGCCTACCGTCCGTACCTGACGCAGGAGCAGCAGTATGAGGATCAGGTCAGCGAGAATATGCGCAAGGGCGACACGCGCGACGAGGCTGAGACGGCCGCAGCGCGCGTGGCCGCGCCCCCCGGCACGAGCGACCACCAGACCGGCCTCGGCGCGGACATCGTTGACCAGTACTATTCCTCGCTGAGCGTGGACACGGTCAACGCGCGCTTTCTGACCTGGCTCGCCGACAACTGCGCGGACTACGGTTTCGTCATCCGCTACCCGTCGGACAAGGTCAGCATCACCGGGCGCAACGAGCCGTGGCACGTGCGCTATGTCGGCGACGCGGCGGCGCGGTTCATGACCGAGCACAACCTCTGCCTGGAGGAATTCGTGGCGTTGTACCAGTAA
- a CDS encoding ribosome maturation factor RimP produces MSKLTDAVLALAGPVAAQQGCEIWDVEYVKEAGSRYLRVYIDKPDGVSIQDCEDFSRALDPILDEADPIPDSYIFEVSSAGAERQLKRPGDFERFLGAQVEVRLYQPVDGSKVHIGTLEQYDNGDVTVSDGKTRRVFQKSAIAQVRLHLTI; encoded by the coding sequence ATGAGTAAATTGACAGATGCCGTCCTGGCGCTGGCCGGGCCTGTGGCCGCGCAGCAGGGATGCGAGATCTGGGACGTGGAGTACGTCAAGGAAGCGGGCAGCCGCTACCTGCGCGTGTATATCGACAAGCCGGACGGCGTGTCGATCCAGGACTGCGAGGATTTCAGCCGTGCGCTCGATCCGATCCTCGACGAGGCCGACCCCATTCCCGACAGCTATATTTTCGAGGTGTCGTCCGCGGGAGCGGAGCGGCAGCTCAAGCGCCCGGGCGATTTCGAGCGCTTCCTCGGCGCACAGGTCGAGGTGCGGCTCTACCAGCCGGTCGACGGCAGCAAGGTGCACATTGGCACGCTCGAGCAGTATGACAACGGCGACGTGACCGTCTCCGACGGCAAGACCCGCCGTGTCTTTCAAAAATCCGCCATCGCACAGGTGCGCCTGCACCTGACCATATAA
- the nusA gene encoding transcription termination factor NusA, with protein MNAEFFDAVADIEKEKGIPREYMYEKIRQAMLTAFRKDTPDCEDNVEVILDEAKKKIEMVVKKTVVARVIDPYVEISEEAAHRISKRAKIGDVVSVPVETKQFGRIAAQAAKQVIIQGIREAERGMIYEEFNSKEHEILTGVVNKIDPRTGCAFLKISSNSDYTEAMLAPAECIRGEVLHEGDRIKVYVVEVRNSTRGPQVLISRTHPGLVKRLFELEVPEIFDGTVEIKSIAREAGSRTKMAVWAEDPVIDPIGACVGPKGGRVASVVNELGGEKIDIVKYSEVPEEFIAAALAPSEVLEVTLLDEGKSCRVIVPDNQLSLAIGKEGQNARLAAKLTGYKIDIKPESEA; from the coding sequence ATGAACGCAGAATTTTTTGACGCAGTTGCAGATATCGAAAAAGAAAAAGGTATTCCGCGCGAATATATGTATGAGAAGATCCGTCAGGCCATGCTGACGGCGTTCCGCAAGGACACGCCCGACTGCGAGGACAACGTGGAGGTCATTCTCGACGAGGCGAAAAAGAAGATCGAGATGGTCGTCAAGAAGACGGTCGTCGCGCGCGTCATCGACCCGTATGTCGAGATCAGCGAGGAGGCGGCGCACCGCATCAGCAAGCGCGCCAAGATCGGCGACGTGGTCAGCGTCCCGGTCGAGACCAAGCAGTTCGGCCGCATCGCGGCGCAGGCTGCCAAGCAGGTCATCATTCAGGGCATCCGCGAGGCGGAGCGCGGCATGATCTACGAGGAGTTCAACTCCAAGGAGCACGAGATCCTCACCGGCGTCGTCAATAAGATCGACCCGCGCACCGGCTGCGCGTTTTTGAAGATCAGCTCCAACTCGGACTATACTGAGGCCATGCTCGCCCCGGCGGAGTGCATCCGCGGCGAGGTGCTGCATGAGGGCGACCGCATCAAGGTCTACGTGGTCGAGGTGCGCAACAGCACGCGCGGCCCGCAGGTGCTCATCAGCCGGACGCATCCGGGCCTGGTCAAGCGCCTGTTCGAGCTCGAAGTGCCGGAGATCTTTGACGGCACGGTCGAGATCAAGTCCATCGCCCGTGAGGCCGGCAGCCGCACGAAGATGGCCGTCTGGGCGGAAGATCCGGTCATCGACCCGATCGGCGCGTGCGTCGGCCCGAAGGGCGGCCGTGTCGCAAGCGTCGTCAACGAACTCGGCGGCGAGAAGATCGACATCGTCAAGTACAGCGAGGTGCCGGAGGAATTCATCGCGGCCGCACTGGCGCCGTCCGAGGTGCTGGAAGTGACCCTGCTCGACGAGGGCAAGAGCTGCCGCGTCATCGTGCCGGATAACCAGCTCTCGCTCGCCATCGGCAAGGAAGGGCAGAACGCCCGCCTGGCCGCGAAGCTCACCGGCTATAAGATCGACATCAAGCCGGAGAGCGAGGCATAA
- a CDS encoding YlxR family protein has protein sequence MPKSIPQRQCVGCREKKPKPELIRVVRAPDGAISLDARGKAAGRGAYLCPKAVCLKKAQKNRALERAFDVPIPAEIYEQLAAELEVLGDG, from the coding sequence ATGCCCAAGTCCATTCCCCAGCGGCAGTGTGTCGGCTGCCGTGAAAAGAAGCCCAAACCGGAGCTGATCCGGGTGGTGCGCGCGCCCGACGGGGCCATCTCGCTCGATGCGCGCGGCAAGGCGGCGGGCCGCGGCGCGTATCTGTGCCCGAAGGCCGTGTGCCTGAAAAAGGCGCAGAAGAACCGCGCGCTCGAGCGCGCGTTCGACGTGCCCATTCCGGCGGAGATCTATGAGCAGCTCGCAGCGGAACTGGAGGTGCTCGGCGACGGATAA
- a CDS encoding ribosomal L7Ae/L30e/S12e/Gadd45 family protein, with product MSSSQRNWRCSATDKAANYLGLMRKAGRIALGEHDAGAAARAGKACLLLLAQDASDNARKRAEGFAHAAQAPLLRLPYTKQALSDRLGKTGCAIAAVTDPGLAKAFVSALAQADPEQYSNTAAELAAQTRTDTGTAPTGGGRNGKRRKRV from the coding sequence ATGAGCAGCTCGCAGCGGAACTGGAGGTGCTCGGCGACGGATAAAGCAGCCAACTATCTCGGCCTCATGCGCAAGGCCGGGCGCATCGCGCTCGGGGAGCATGACGCCGGAGCGGCGGCGCGTGCCGGCAAGGCGTGCCTGCTGCTGCTGGCGCAGGACGCATCGGACAATGCGCGCAAGCGCGCCGAGGGCTTTGCCCATGCGGCGCAGGCGCCGCTGCTGCGCCTGCCGTACACGAAGCAGGCGCTGTCCGACCGGCTCGGCAAGACCGGCTGCGCCATCGCGGCAGTCACCGATCCGGGCCTGGCGAAGGCCTTTGTGTCTGCACTGGCGCAGGCAGATCCGGAGCAATACAGCAACACGGCGGCAGAGCTTGCCGCACAGACGAGAACAGACACGGGCACGGCGCCGACAGGCGGCGGGCGCAACGGCAAGAGGAGGAAACGAGTATGA
- the infB gene encoding translation initiation factor IF-2 — translation MSGLIKYRVHEVAKDFGMTSKEITQILTDYATTPKNHMQVLEDDELNDIFEYLTQHHQAASLEELYKVPDQPKAKPQAAPAAQGAAPKGEAAPAKQPQQATQPQQQHKPKKDDKPHQPRQVAERRVVDTRGATTNLSKYDQRLDDLVPERAQNKRGGKQKIQNRNRQRPQNPAAGAKRRQEERDKMQKLQLEIAKKQQLKVQIPDTISVGELASRMKKTGAEVVRRLVKMGVMASLSDTIDYDTAALVAMELGCKVEHEVIVTVEERLIDDREDSEDELVPRAPVVVVMGHVDHGKTSLLDRIRRTNVAAGEAGGITQHIGAYRVMVNGKPVTFLDTPGHEAFTSMRARGAMVTDIAILVVAADDGIMPQTIESINHAKAAGIPLVVAINKMDVHGANPDRIKQQLTEYGLVPEEWGGETIVCPISAKTGEGVDKLLENLVLLAEILELKANPNRAARGTVIEARMDKGRGPIMTVLVQNGTLHQGDIIIAGTAVGRVRTMTNDKGQRVTKAGPSIPVEIAGMSEVPSAGDKFNAVADERMARELVEERKQQKKDAANAGSKKVSLDDLFSRIQQGEMKDFNIIVKADVQGSAEAVKSSLEKLSNDEVRVQVIHSGVGAINESDVMLAATSNAIIVGFNVRPDAAARDNAARSNVEIRMYRVIYDCINEIEAAMKGMLAPKFQEQIIGHVEIRQTFKVSKVGTVCGGYVTDGKIVRNSKVRVVRDNIVVFEGDLASLRRFKDDVKEVAAGYECGLQVDKYNDVKVGDVIEVYVMEEIKQ, via the coding sequence ATGAGCGGATTGATTAAATACAGAGTGCATGAGGTGGCGAAGGATTTCGGCATGACCTCGAAGGAGATCACGCAGATCCTGACGGATTATGCCACCACTCCGAAAAATCATATGCAGGTGCTGGAGGACGACGAGCTCAACGACATCTTTGAGTATCTCACGCAGCACCATCAGGCGGCCAGCCTGGAGGAGCTCTACAAAGTGCCGGACCAGCCGAAGGCCAAGCCGCAGGCAGCCCCGGCCGCGCAGGGCGCTGCGCCCAAGGGCGAAGCCGCACCCGCAAAGCAGCCGCAGCAGGCTACCCAGCCGCAGCAGCAGCACAAGCCGAAGAAGGACGACAAGCCGCACCAGCCGCGTCAGGTGGCCGAGCGCCGCGTCGTCGATACCCGCGGCGCGACGACGAACCTGTCCAAGTACGACCAGCGTCTGGACGATCTCGTGCCCGAGCGCGCGCAGAATAAGCGCGGCGGCAAGCAGAAGATCCAGAACCGCAACCGTCAGCGTCCGCAGAATCCTGCCGCCGGCGCCAAGCGCCGCCAGGAGGAGCGCGACAAGATGCAGAAGCTGCAGCTGGAGATCGCAAAAAAGCAGCAGCTCAAGGTCCAGATCCCGGACACGATCTCCGTCGGCGAGCTCGCGTCCCGCATGAAGAAGACCGGCGCAGAAGTCGTGCGCCGTCTCGTGAAGATGGGCGTCATGGCGTCGCTGTCCGATACCATTGATTACGATACCGCCGCGCTCGTGGCCATGGAGCTCGGCTGTAAGGTCGAGCACGAGGTTATCGTGACGGTCGAAGAGCGCCTGATCGACGACCGCGAGGACAGCGAGGACGAACTCGTCCCGCGCGCCCCGGTCGTGGTGGTCATGGGCCACGTCGACCACGGCAAGACCAGCCTGCTCGACCGCATCCGCCGCACGAACGTCGCGGCCGGTGAGGCCGGCGGCATCACGCAGCACATCGGCGCTTACCGCGTCATGGTCAACGGCAAGCCTGTCACCTTCCTCGACACGCCGGGCCACGAGGCGTTTACGTCCATGCGTGCCCGCGGCGCTATGGTCACGGATATCGCCATCCTCGTCGTCGCGGCCGATGATGGCATCATGCCGCAGACGATCGAGTCGATCAACCACGCGAAGGCCGCCGGCATCCCGCTGGTCGTGGCCATCAACAAGATGGATGTCCACGGCGCGAACCCCGACCGCATCAAGCAGCAGCTCACGGAGTACGGTCTCGTGCCCGAAGAGTGGGGCGGCGAGACGATCGTCTGCCCGATCTCGGCCAAGACCGGCGAGGGCGTGGACAAACTGCTCGAAAACCTGGTCCTGCTCGCCGAAATTCTGGAGCTCAAGGCCAACCCCAACCGTGCCGCCCGCGGCACGGTCATCGAGGCCCGCATGGACAAAGGTCGCGGCCCGATCATGACCGTGCTCGTGCAAAACGGCACGCTCCATCAGGGTGACATCATCATCGCCGGCACAGCCGTCGGCCGTGTGCGCACGATGACCAACGATAAGGGTCAGCGCGTGACGAAGGCCGGCCCGTCCATCCCGGTCGAGATCGCCGGCATGTCCGAGGTGCCGAGCGCGGGCGACAAGTTCAACGCCGTCGCCGACGAGCGCATGGCGCGTGAGCTCGTCGAGGAGCGAAAGCAGCAGAAGAAGGACGCCGCCAACGCCGGCAGCAAGAAGGTCTCGCTCGACGACCTGTTCTCCCGCATCCAGCAGGGCGAGATGAAGGACTTCAACATCATCGTCAAGGCCGACGTGCAGGGCAGCGCCGAGGCTGTCAAGTCCTCGCTCGAGAAGCTCTCGAACGATGAAGTGCGTGTGCAGGTCATCCACTCCGGCGTCGGCGCCATCAACGAGTCCGACGTCATGCTCGCCGCCACGTCGAATGCGATCATCGTCGGCTTCAACGTCCGCCCGGACGCGGCCGCGCGCGACAACGCCGCCCGCAGCAATGTGGAGATCCGTATGTACCGCGTCATCTACGACTGCATCAACGAGATCGAGGCGGCCATGAAGGGCATGCTCGCCCCGAAGTTCCAGGAGCAGATCATCGGCCACGTCGAGATCCGCCAGACTTTCAAGGTCTCCAAGGTCGGCACCGTCTGCGGCGGCTACGTCACCGACGGCAAGATCGTGCGCAACAGCAAGGTCCGCGTCGTGCGCGACAACATCGTCGTGTTCGAGGGCGACCTCGCGTCCCTGCGCCGCTTCAAGGACGACGTCAAGGAAGTCGCCGCCGGTTATGAGTGCGGCCTGCAGGTCGATAAGTACAACGACGTCAAGGTCGGCGACGTGATCGAAGTGTATGTCATGGAGGAGATCAAGCAGTAA
- the rbfA gene encoding 30S ribosome-binding factor RbfA: protein MASNKLARTNDDIQRVLANLLTQVKDPRVQQGMISVTRVETTGDLRYSKVWLSVLGMENEKEFKKGLRSASGWLRHELGTVLDLRYTPELVFEIDHSIEEGAHISAMIEHLHDKDTGNEA from the coding sequence ATGGCTTCCAACAAACTGGCAAGAACGAATGATGATATCCAGCGCGTGCTGGCAAACCTGCTCACCCAGGTCAAAGACCCCCGGGTGCAGCAGGGGATGATCAGCGTCACCCGCGTCGAGACGACGGGCGACCTGCGCTATTCAAAAGTCTGGCTTTCCGTGCTCGGCATGGAAAACGAGAAGGAATTCAAAAAGGGGCTGCGTTCGGCTTCCGGCTGGCTGCGCCATGAGCTGGGCACCGTGCTGGACCTGCGCTACACCCCGGAACTGGTGTTTGAGATCGACCACTCGATCGAGGAGGGCGCGCACATCAGCGCCATGATCGAGCATCTGCACGACAAGGACACCGGAAATGAGGCTTGA
- a CDS encoding DHH family phosphoesterase produces MNDREFAAALRDRDAILILSHLRPDGDTLGSGAALCSALRRMGKTAYLFPNPETTARYLPYVAQFFAPADFVPACVVAVDIATPNLFPQGFSGAVDLCIDHHPSNALYAGDTLLHAEKSACGEAVLDVIELLTGSVTEQEANLLYIAVTTDTGCFQYANTNAATLRAAARLLELGADNRKISMDFFRKISRARMALVGQIYSGMRFFRGGQVAIAVVTRALIDSVHATEDDCDDIAGLPGRAEGVVVSVTIRELLDGRSKISVRSNPEVDACAICAVYGGGGHKMASGCTLDCGTETAVEKILAAIDQVWPA; encoded by the coding sequence ATGAATGATCGGGAGTTTGCCGCGGCGCTGCGCGACCGCGACGCAATTCTGATCCTGTCGCACCTGCGCCCGGACGGAGACACGCTCGGGAGCGGTGCGGCGCTTTGCAGCGCACTGCGCCGCATGGGCAAGACGGCGTATCTATTCCCCAATCCGGAGACGACAGCGCGCTATCTGCCGTATGTGGCGCAGTTTTTTGCGCCTGCGGATTTTGTGCCTGCGTGCGTGGTCGCGGTCGACATTGCGACGCCGAACCTGTTCCCGCAGGGCTTTTCCGGCGCGGTCGATCTGTGCATCGACCACCACCCGTCGAACGCGCTGTATGCCGGCGATACGCTCCTGCACGCGGAAAAGTCCGCCTGCGGCGAGGCGGTGCTCGATGTGATCGAGCTGCTGACCGGCAGCGTCACCGAGCAGGAGGCAAACCTCCTGTACATCGCCGTTACGACGGACACCGGCTGCTTCCAGTACGCGAACACGAACGCCGCCACTCTGCGCGCGGCGGCGCGGCTGCTGGAGCTCGGCGCCGATAACCGGAAGATCAGCATGGACTTTTTCCGCAAGATCTCCCGCGCGCGCATGGCGCTCGTGGGGCAGATCTACTCCGGCATGCGCTTTTTCCGCGGCGGTCAGGTCGCCATTGCGGTCGTCACGCGCGCGCTGATCGACAGCGTACACGCGACGGAGGATGACTGCGACGATATCGCCGGTCTGCCCGGCCGGGCAGAGGGCGTGGTCGTGAGCGTCACGATCCGCGAGCTGCTCGACGGCCGCAGCAAGATCTCCGTGCGCTCGAACCCCGAGGTGGATGCGTGTGCGATCTGCGCGGTCTACGGCGGCGGCGGCCACAAGATGGCCTCCGGCTGCACACTCGACTGCGGCACGGAAACGGCCGTGGAGAAAATCCTTGCAGCCATCGACCAGGTGTGGCCCGCATGA
- the truB gene encoding tRNA pseudouridine(55) synthase TruB — translation MNGILLVDKPADWTSHDVVAKLRGVLGERRMGHSGTLDPMATGLLVVFAGRATRAVSFSENHSKCYEARLRLGLTTDTQDTTGTVLSRCDRRVTRAELEAALPQFRGDILQTPPMYSALKVDGQKLYEIARRGGEVARKARPVTIEELTVLGEADGDYVLRVRCSKGTYIRTLCHDIGAALGCGGVMSALRRTEVGGYRVEDAHTMDELCVLPREAAQRLLLPVDSLWPDAPRITVDARSERLARCGNPFALGVPDGTYRIYAASGEFLLLAQVTDGMAVTIKSFFEVS, via the coding sequence ATGAACGGGATCCTGCTGGTCGATAAGCCCGCGGACTGGACGAGCCACGACGTTGTGGCCAAGCTCCGCGGCGTGCTCGGCGAGCGGCGCATGGGCCATTCCGGCACGCTCGACCCGATGGCGACCGGCCTTCTGGTCGTGTTTGCCGGCCGCGCGACGCGCGCGGTGTCGTTCTCCGAAAATCACAGCAAGTGCTATGAGGCGCGCCTGCGCCTCGGCCTCACGACCGACACGCAGGACACGACCGGCACGGTGCTCAGCCGCTGTGACCGGCGCGTCACCCGCGCGGAGCTGGAGGCGGCGCTGCCGCAGTTTCGCGGGGATATTCTGCAGACGCCGCCGATGTATTCGGCGCTCAAGGTCGACGGGCAGAAGCTCTATGAGATCGCCCGCCGCGGCGGCGAGGTCGCGCGCAAGGCGCGTCCGGTCACGATCGAAGAACTGACCGTGCTCGGCGAGGCGGACGGGGACTATGTCCTGCGCGTCCGCTGCTCGAAGGGCACTTACATCCGCACGCTCTGCCACGATATCGGCGCGGCGCTCGGCTGCGGCGGCGTGATGAGCGCCCTGCGCCGGACGGAAGTCGGCGGGTATCGCGTGGAGGATGCGCACACCATGGACGAGCTGTGCGTGCTGCCGCGCGAGGCGGCGCAGCGCCTGCTCCTGCCGGTTGACAGCCTCTGGCCGGACGCACCGCGGATCACCGTCGATGCGCGCTCGGAGCGGCTTGCCCGCTGCGGCAATCCGTTTGCACTCGGCGTGCCGGACGGAACTTATCGCATCTATGCTGCGTCGGGGGAGTTTCTCCTGCTGGCGCAGGTCACGGACGGCATGGCCGTCACGATCAAAAGTTTTTTCGAGGTTTCTTGA
- the ribF gene encoding riboflavin biosynthesis protein RibF, with amino-acid sequence MENQKRVIALGFFDGIHIGHAALMRRTVARAGEMGAIPTVMSFDVHPDTLVRGTEVPLINSAHGREELIRRLFGIESVVFIHFDRTVMQMPWQTFIQTLVDEMDAAAFVVGHDFSFGWRGEGTAEKLAAYCAERGLGCDVIPAVTLDGRVVSSTYIRELLENGEVERANAFLGHPHTLSDTVHYGYRLGTKMGTPTINMQFPDGVLVPRHGVYAAKVYLDDGSEHYAVTNVGVRPTVSGGQRVSVESFILDYHGNLYNRQVRLEFYKFLRPERKFDSVDALKARILYDANTTRAYFEAQTQHA; translated from the coding sequence ATGGAAAACCAGAAACGGGTCATTGCCCTGGGCTTTTTTGACGGCATTCATATCGGCCACGCCGCGCTCATGCGCCGCACGGTCGCGCGCGCCGGGGAGATGGGCGCCATCCCCACGGTCATGAGTTTTGACGTGCACCCGGACACGCTCGTGCGCGGCACGGAAGTCCCGCTCATCAACAGCGCCCATGGCCGCGAGGAGCTCATCCGCCGCCTGTTCGGCATTGAGAGCGTGGTCTTTATCCACTTTGACCGCACGGTCATGCAGATGCCGTGGCAGACGTTCATCCAGACGCTCGTCGATGAGATGGACGCGGCGGCGTTCGTCGTCGGGCACGATTTCAGCTTCGGCTGGCGGGGCGAGGGCACGGCGGAAAAGCTCGCCGCTTACTGCGCCGAGCGCGGGCTCGGCTGCGACGTCATTCCCGCCGTCACGCTCGACGGCCGCGTCGTCAGCTCCACTTACATCCGCGAGCTGCTCGAAAACGGCGAGGTCGAGCGCGCCAACGCCTTCCTTGGCCATCCGCACACGCTGTCGGACACGGTGCACTACGGCTACCGCCTCGGCACAAAGATGGGCACGCCCACGATCAATATGCAGTTCCCGGACGGGGTGCTCGTGCCGCGCCACGGCGTGTATGCCGCGAAGGTGTATCTCGACGACGGCAGCGAGCATTATGCCGTCACGAATGTCGGCGTGCGGCCGACGGTCAGCGGCGGCCAGCGCGTGAGCGTCGAGAGCTTTATCCTCGACTACCACGGCAATCTCTACAACCGTCAGGTGCGGCTGGAGTTTTACAAGTTCCTGCGCCCAGAGCGGAAGTTCGACTCCGTCGATGCGCTCAAGGCCCGCATCCTCTACGATGCGAACACGACCCGCGCCTATTTCGAAGCGCAGACCCAGCACGCATAA